CACCCGGCTGCCGGCCCCCGGCGCGGCGGCCGCGGCCGCCTACTGCCTGGACGGGCTGGCCCTGGACACCATGGAGCAGGCCGCCGACGCGGCCGCCGAGATGCTGGAGGGGTTCCGCCAGCACGTCGCGCCGGCCGCCGCGACCTGATGTCAGACGACGCCCCCGCCGGCCGTTCGGCGGGGGCGTCGTCATGTCCGGGGCAGGTCCTCTGCCCCCAGACCGGCCGCGATCAGCCACGCGCCGAGCACACCCTCGTCGACCCCGGCCGCCCGCGCGCGGGCCACCACGTCGGCCAGCTCGGCCTCGCGCCGGGTGAGCTTGCGGCGGGCGGCGGCGACCTTGAGCGCGGACCCGCTCACCTGTCGCGACCATTCTCCCAGTTCAGGGGCCTTGTCTCGCGCGCGTGCGCGCGGGCGCCCGGACGGGCGCCTGGGCGCGCTCCCGGGCTCGCGTGCGTCCGCGGGCCCGTCCGGGCGCGCGGGGGGCTCTGCGGGGCGCGGGGGCCGGGCGGGCTGCTCGGCGGAGGCCGGTGCGGGGTCCCAGGGGTGGGTGCGCCCGGCCTGCTCGCGGGTGTGCGGCGGGACGGCCGCGGGCTGGCCGGTGGGGGCCGAGGACGCCTTCGGCTTGGGCTTGGCCATCACGCCACCGCCCCGTCGAGCACCCGCTTGGCCAGGCGGTCCACCGCCTCGGCGGCCTTGCGGCCCTCCGCGCCGTAGGCCGCCAGCGGGGCGGCGGCCCCGGTGGCCTTGCGCACCACCTCCGCGCGGGGCAGCTCTTCGTCGTAGACCAGCCGGCCGTACTTGGCGCGGATCTCCTCGGCGCGGAAGCGCGGCTCCTCGCGGGCGGGCTCGTGCATGTTGATCACGATCTGGCCCATGGCCAGGCCGGGGTGGTGGTAGCGCTGCACCCGGTCGATGGCGCCCATGATGAGCGCCACGCCGTCCAGCCCGTAGCGGGTGGGGTCGGTGACCACCCACACCTCGTCGGCCGCCACGAGGCCGTTGACGGTCATCTGGCCCACGTTGGGGGGCAGGTCCCACAGCACCACGTCGTAGCCGTCCAGGACGCCCTCGCAGGCGCGGGCGAGCCGGTGCTCGCGCCCGTCCCAGGTGTCCTGCTCGCGCACGGCCAGCACCGGGCTGGCCGGTAGCACGTCGATCCCGGCCGGCCAGGCCTCCCCGGCCGGGACGATCGCCGCGGCGGCCGAGCCGGGCACCACCTCGCGGGTGGCCGGGTCGACGTCGAGGACCTCGGCGAGGGTGTAGTCGCCGATCCGGCAGTCCATGGTGGTCGTGGTGTTGCACTGCGGGTCCAGGTCGCCGACCAGGACCCGGTGCCCGAGCCGCGCTGCCGCGGCCGCGAGGTTGACGGTGGTGGTGGTCTTGCCGACCCCGCCCTTCTGGTTGCCCAGCGCGATCCGCTTCGGCCGCTTCGAGCGCTTCGGCTTGGGCTTGTTCGTCATGGTCATGGCGGCCATGCTCGCACGACCGCCCGCCCAGGCGCCCGGACGAGCGCCCGTACAGGCGCGCGTCCGGGCGCCCGCGCGCACGCACGCGAGGCAGAGCACCGGAGCGCCCTCCTGCCTGGACGGCAGGAGGGCGACTTCGGGTGTCCGGGCATCCCCGGGGACGTGGCCGCGCTTCGGCGGCCCGCACCCCCCACGGTCCCCGACCGCGGCCAGCGGCGTCCAGGCGCTCCCGGAGGCCTGTGGATATCTGGTCAGGGCACCCAGCCGCGCCAGATCCAGCGCAGCGGGTCGGCCGGGGCCGGGTCGGGCTCATAGACCGCCCGTGCTCCCGGCAGCTCCGGCGGCGTCTTGGTGTCGTTGTCGGGGATCAGGTAGGCGCCGGGGTGCGGGTCCTCGTAGACGGCCCCCCGCTGCATCGGCTGGAGCGTGCCGTCCATCGGCCCACCGATCAGCGCCACGTCCACCCACGCCTGGTCGTCGTCACTGGTGTCCATGTCCGTCGTCCTCCTGGTGCTCGCCGTCGTCGACGGTCCCCAGGATCGCGCCCGGCACCGACGCCCGGGGGCCGATCCGCCCGATCCGCGCCGGGCGCGGCCGAGCACCCCCCTTGGCTCCGTCACTGACAGCCCCGAGAGGGGCTGTCGTATCGCAGATACCTGCGTACTCAGCCGTCGTCTGGTCATCGGATGATGGGGTGTATCGGAAGGGTGGGGCGCGCCTGGTACTCGTCACTGACGTTTCCGGGATCACTACTAGTGCCATGGCGTGTCCCCCCACGACGCCTCTCCGCACCGTCCGCCGATCCCAGTCCCACCCCCACCCCTGCGCACCCCATCCCGATCACCTCCAGCCCCCTCTTCTTCCACCCCTCCCCCACTCCGACCCGATAGCCTGATGACCTGCCCAAATGCATCCCGAGTCCACACACCTAGGCATCATTGATGATCATGGATACGTCAGTGACGCTAAGGTCCGGCACATGAGCACCGAGGAGAACCGCGTCGCGCGCACCTGGGAATCCGTCCGGACCGAACTCGTATCGCGCACCTGCGAATGGTGCGGGGCGCCTGTCGCCTACTCCGGGCGGGGGCCGCGCCCGAAGTACTGCTCGGCGGCCCACCGGCAGCGCGCCTACGAGGTGCGCACCGCGCGCCGCCGCCAGGAGGAGGCCGTCGAGGCCGGCACCGCCCGCCCGGCCGACGAGCCGGTGCGCGAGGTGATCCGGGAGACCACTGAGCGGACGGTCCTGCGCACCTACACCCAGGAGGTGCCCGTCCCGGTCCCCGCCGGCCCGCCGGCGGTCGGCCGCGCCCGCGAGGTCCAGGCCTACCTGGAGGAGATCGCCGCGGCGGTCCGGGAGGGGCGACTCGCCGTCTACGACCACCGGCGCGTCCTCTCCGGCGTCGACGCGGTGCTGGCCGCCCTGGACGACGCCCACCCGGGAGGGCTGCGGGGGTTGTCCGGGCGACGGTGAGCGCGACCCGCCACTGATGGGACCACCACATTCAGGAATGTAAGGGTGTGGGGATCAGTTCGGGACGGGGTTCCGCTGGAGGTTCCGGCGTCGATTCCAAAGGCGGTTCCGAACACGGTTCCAATCAGGGTTCCGAAGACGATTCCGAAGGTGGTTCCAAAGGCAGTGGTTTCGAAGATGAGTCGATTCCCTGCTTTGACCTGCGGGGACAACGGTCTGCCGCGCGCCGACATCTCTTTCTGCACCCCCCTTGCCGACCGGCCGACCCGCTGCCCACCGGAGGAGTCTGGTGGTAGACGCCGACCTGTCGGGGGAGTCACCGCCCGGGGTGCTCACCACGCTGACCGGGCGCGATACCTGCTCACGGGGTAGGCGGTCAAAGGGGCGCCCCGTGCGCCTGCCCGGCCGGGAGGGGGAGCGTCCGCCCCACCGCCACCGGTGAGCAGCCCGCCGGACCCCGCCCGGGGAGGGGGCACCCCATGGGGTCGGACGGCCGCTGTGCGGCTCTCA
This portion of the Nocardiopsis composta genome encodes:
- a CDS encoding ParA family protein, with the translated sequence MTMTNKPKPKRSKRPKRIALGNQKGGVGKTTTTVNLAAAAARLGHRVLVGDLDPQCNTTTTMDCRIGDYTLAEVLDVDPATREVVPGSAAAAIVPAGEAWPAGIDVLPASPVLAVREQDTWDGREHRLARACEGVLDGYDVVLWDLPPNVGQMTVNGLVAADEVWVVTDPTRYGLDGVALIMGAIDRVQRYHHPGLAMGQIVINMHEPAREEPRFRAEEIRAKYGRLVYDEELPRAEVVRKATGAAAPLAAYGAEGRKAAEAVDRLAKRVLDGAVA